The genome window ttagcagtagggctttcccctctgacccctgtagactgttagcagtagggctttcccctctgacccctgtagactgttagcagtagggctttcccctctgacccctgtagactgttagcagtagggctttcccctctgacccctgtagactgttagcagtagggctttcccctctgacccctgtagactgttagcagtagggctttcccctctgacccctgtagactgttagcagtagggctttcccctctgacccctgtagactgttagcagtagggctttcccctctgacccctgtagactgttagcagtagggctttcccctctgacccctgtagactgttagcagtagggctttcccctctgacccctgtagactgttagcagtagggctttcccctctgacccctgtagactgttagcagtagggctttcccctctgacccctgtagactgttagcagtagggctttcccctctgacccctgtagactgttagcagtagggctttccctctgacccctgtagactgttagcagtagggctttcccctctgacccctgtagactgttagcagtagggctttcccctctgacccctgtagactgttagcagtagggctttcccctctgacccctgtagactgttagcagtagggctttcccctctgacccctgtagactgttagcagtagggctttcccctctgacccctgtagactgttagcagtagggctttcccctctgacccctgtagactgtgttagcagtagggctttcccctctgacccctgtagACTGATAGCAGTAGGGCTTTCCTCTCTGACCCCTGTCGACCgtgttagcagtagggctttcccctctgacccctgtagactgttagcagtagggctttcccctctgacccctgtagactgttagcagtagggctttcccctctgacccctgtagactgttagcagtagggctttcccctctgacccctgtagactgttagcagtagggctttcccctctgacccctgtagactgtgttagcagtagggctttcccctctgacccctgtagactgttagcagtagggctttcccctctgacccctgtagactgttagcagtagggcattcccctctgacccctgtagACTGTGATAGCAGTAGGGCTTTCCTCTCTGACCCCTGTAGACTGTTAGCAGTAGGGCTACCCCCTCTGACCCCTGTAGACCGTGATAGCAGTAGGGCTTTCCTCTCTGACCCCTGTAGACTGTGatagcagtagggctttccccccTGACCCCTGTAGActgttagcagtagggctttcccctctgacccctgtagactgttagcagtagggctttccccccTGACCCCTGTAGActgttagcagtagggctttcccctctgacctctgtagactgttagcagtatggctttcccctctgacccctgtagactgttagcagtatggctttcccctctgacccctgtagactgtgttagcagtagggctttcccctctgacccctgtagACTGTGTTAGCAGTAGGGCTAAACCCCCTGACCCCTGTAGACTGTTAGCATAATaatagggctttcccctctgacccctgtagactgtgttagcagtagggctttcccctctgacccctgtagactgtgttagcagtagggctttcccctctgacccctgtagactgtgttagcagtagggctttcccctctgacccctgtagactgtgttagcagtagggctttcccctctgacccctgtagACTGTGTTAGCGTAGGGCCAATCCCTCTGACCCCTGTAGACTGTgaagcagtagggctttcccctctgacccctgtagactgtgttagcagtagggctttcccctctgacccctgtagactgtgttagcagtagggctttcccctctgacccctgtagACTGTGTTAGCAGTAGGGCATCATCATGCATTGACAGGTCAATATTGACTTTGTGTTTTAAACAAAGAAAACATCTCTATTGAGCCAACGTGCATGGGGCTAAGCTGGCATCTGTCATCGtgtgtgtcagagacagggcactagTCCTATTTCTTCCTGAGTGaatctgcttcccaaatggcaccctattccctatatagtgcactacttttgaccgcaGGCCATAGGGCTCGGTTCAAAGTAGAGCAGAGCacccctgtgggccctggtcaacagtagtgcactatgagggAACCTGCCATCTTGGGGCAGATGAACCATCTCTTCCGAGCCGAGCGATGAACTAATCCCAGAGGAATCAGTGAGTGCGTGAACTCTGACCCGGCAGCACTAAGAGGTCAGGGTTAATGCTACTTGTCGGCACTATACTGTCTTTTCAGAGGATACAATGCTAGGTCTtcattattttttgggggggcattTTCAGTAAGAAGGAATCGTAGTCAGTTGTCATAAACAATCATTAGCACTATTTTTAGGCCAGCGTCTAAACAACGTAAAATCTACTATTAAACCTGGACCAAGCGGCTCCCCATCCCAGACAGTGGAAAAGATAAAAAATAATCATAATAAACGGCGATGAACCAATCTCTTCCAAGACCGACGGCGATGAACCAATCTCTTCAGAGACCGACGGCGATGAACCAATCTCTTCAGAGACCGACGGCGATGAACCAATCTCTTCAGAGACCGACGGCGATGAACCAATCTCTTCAGAGACCGACGGCGATGAACCAATCTCTTCAGAGACCGACGGCGATGAACCAATCTCTTCAGAGACCGACGGCGATGAACCAATCTCTTCAGAGACAGACGGCGATGAACCAATCTCTTCAGAGACAGACGGCGATGAACCAATCTCTTCAGAGACCGACGGCGATGAACCAATCTCTTCAGAGACCGACGGCGATGAACCAATCTCTTCCGAGACCGACGGCGATGAACCAATCTCTTCCAAGACAGACGGCGATGAACCAATCTCTTCAGAGACCGACGGCGATGAACCAATCTCTTCAGAGACCGACGGCGATGAACCAATCTCTTCAGAGACCGACGGCGATGAACCAATCTCTTCAGAGACCGACGGCGATGAACCAATCTCTTCAGAGACCGACGGCGATGAACCAATCTCTTCAGAGACCGACGGATGAACCATCTCTTGAACCAATCTCTTCCGAGACCGACTGCGATGAACCCTCGATGAACCAATCTCTTCCGAGACCGAAGTCGATAACCAATCTCTTCAGAGACAGACGGCGATGAACCTCTTAATCTCTTCCAAGACCGACAGCGATGAACCAATCTCTTAAAGAGACCTTTGACTAATTGCTCTTGTTAATGAACCAATCTCTTCAGAGACCACTTGGATGACTTAAGATGAACCAAAATCTCTTCAGAGACCGAGGGGCTGCTATGAAGATAACATCTTCAAAGACCGAGAGCTGATTGAACCAGAGTTCTTGTTTCTTCCGAGACCGTTCCCTATAGAACCAATCTCTTTGAACAGATTGCACCAAGAGAATAAGCGATGAACCAGGGGTTTCTCTTCACTGATAGACAGACCTGAATAGGCGATGAACCAATCTCTTCCGAGACAGACTGCTGAATAGGATGTTATGGGAACCAATCTCTTCAGAGACCTGATAGGATGATGGGAACCAATCTCTTCAGAGACAGACTGCTGAATAGGATGTTATTTGGGAACCAGGGGTTTCTCTTCAGAGACAGACTGCTGAATGAACCAATCTcttcagagacagacagcgatGAACCAATCTCTTCAGAGACCGATGGTAAGGCACCAAATTAAAACAAGCCAGTGTTTTCACTACACTACTCTGTAATCTATCTGCTCCCTCAAAAGTCTGAATGGGAAAACCTGCTTAAAATTGCTTCTAAATGAAGTCTAACACAGAAATCATGACTTAGACAAGTCAAACTAGAAGGCAATCAAACCCTTAATACAACGATTATCCTTATTTAAAAGAAAGCAGATAATCTCATCCTCCTTGGATTTAGTCTCCTTAAAGAGGATCCTTTGACTAATTGCTCTTGTTAATCAAGCTTTAGGTTTAATTGTTGACAAGAGATCCACTTGGATGACTTAAGAGGGTAAAAAAAAGCCCATCTCAAAACAAAATCTCTCCCCAATCGAGGGGCTGCTAGGATAGATAACATCTTGAAATGAAGTGAGAGCTGATTAAAAGGCATCCTAAGAGTTCTTGTttgtgtcccaaaatggcaccccgttccctatagatgacctggagccccTTGTGAACAGTATTGCACTTCCAAGAGAATAAGATGTTATTTGGGATACCTAGGGGGTTTCTGAGTTCACTGATAGACAGACTGCTGAATAGGATGTTATTTGGGATAGACTGCTGAGGGGTTTCTAGGGGAGTTCACTGATAGACAGACTGCTGAATAGGATGTTATTTGGGATACCTAGGGGGTTTCTGAGTTCACTGATAGACAGACTGCTGAATAGGATGTTATTTGGGATACCTAGGGGGTTTCTGAGTTCACTGATAGACAGACTGCTGAATAGGATGTTATTTGGGATACCTAGGGGGTTTCGGGGTTCACTGATAGACTGCTGAATAGGATGTTATTTGGGATACCTAGGGGGTTTCGGGGTTCACTGATAGACTGCTGAATAGGATGTTATTTGGGATACCTAGGGGGTTTCGGGGTTCACTGATAGACTGCTGAATAGGATGTTATTTGGGATACCTAGGGGGTTTCTGAGTTCACTGATAGACAGACTGCTGAATAGGATGTTATTTGGGATACCTAGGGGGTTTCGGGGTTCACTGATAGACTGCTGAATAGGATGTTATTTGGGATACCTAGGGGGTTTCTGAGTTCACTGATAGACAGACTGCTGAATAGGATGTTATTTGGGATACCTAGGGGGTTTCGGGGTTCACTGATAGACTGCTGAATAGGATGTTATTTGGGATACCTAGGGGGTTTCGGGGTTCACCGATAGACTGCTGAATAGGATGTTATTTGGGATACCTAGGGGGTTTCGGGGTTCACCGATAGACTGCTGAATAGGATGTTATTTGGGATACCTAGGGGGTTTCGGGGTTCACCGATAGACTGCTGAATAGGATGTTATTTGGGATACCTAGGGGGTTTCGGGGTTCACCGATAGACTGCTGAATAGGATGTTATTTGGGATACCTAGGGGGTTTCGGGGTTCACCGATAGACTGCTGAATAGGATGTTATTTGGGATACCTAGGGGGTTTCGGGGTTCACTGATAGACTGCTGAATAGGATGTTATTTGGGATACCTAGGGGGTTTCGGGGTTCACTGATAGACAGACTGCTGAATAGGATAATGTGGTTGAGAGAGCATCTAGTGTTTCATTAACTGTAGTCCCTTTGAGAGgaataaaaagggctttataattCTCCTTCATAGTTTGGAGGAACCGTGATAAAATACTACTGCGGTTGTTGAACTTGAGATGTGTGGGACTGTAGACTCTGCTTAAAAAAGGGGAACAGAagacaatgtttcatattttaaAACATGGCAGTAGGACTGTATTACAATGTGGAAGTACAGTGAGATTGGCCATAGTCATTTATTCCTCTATAAAATCTATATCAATTATCTTGGCTTTTAGGAATATTTATAATAGAAATACAATCATTTTTATCTTATTTTTATTCAATTAAAAAAGAGAAGTTATCAAAAGTACCAGTGGCTGGGTTAACTATTGTGTTTGTTTACTGTGTTTGTTTACTGCGTTTGTTTACTGTGTTTGTTTACTGTGTGTATGCTTGCTGTGTGTATGTTTACTGTGTTTGTTTACTGTGTGTATgcttgctgtgtgtgtttactgtgtttgTTTACTGTGTGTATGCTTGCTGTGTGTATGTTTACTGTATTTGTTTACTGTGTGTATGCTTGCTGTGTGTATGTTTACTGTGTTTGTTTACTGTGTGTATgcttgctgtgtgtgtttactgtgtttgTTTACTGTGTGTATGCTTGCTGTGTGTATGTTTACTGTGTTTGTTTACTGTGTATGTTTACTGTGTATGTTTACTGTGTTTATGCTTGCTGTGTGTATGTTTACTATGTATGTTTACTGTGTTTATGCACTGTTTGTTTACTGTGTATGTTTACTGCGTTTGTTTACAAAAGTCAATGATTATGTTGATACTTGATAGAAAATCTGGTTTACAATATTAAATAAGACAATGTTGTGTTTATTTACCAAAATACATATGGGGTCATGGCATTAACATAATCAACTTTTATATGTTTGATACACTGTATAGAAGTTGTGCCTTGATTCAAGGTTCAGCAGAACAAACTGTTATAGCAGCTGATGCACAAAAAGACACCAAGCTAGAGACTGACTGGTACAGCAACAGGATGGCTGGAgcccccagacagagagagagagagctgggaagGAATATGCAGCAGAGTCCCAAATACCACCCTATTAACCTGGGTccaggtcaaaactagtgcactatgtaggaagtagggtgccatttgggactaaaaACCCTTGTGTAACGTCAagctataaaaaatatatataaaaaaaaaataggtAATCAGATTATCACCACCGTGCTATCATTAAAGTCAGTAGCATCCTCCCTTAAAGCTATCTTTAATCCTGTTAGGATTTCACCTATTCCTGCTACTTCTACTGTGGGCCCAGCTTGTATTAAAATAAATGTGTCTCAGAGTATAAACTGACAGGCTGGAAAACATttgaagtggagagagagagagagagagagactctgcacgc of Oncorhynchus gorbuscha isolate QuinsamMale2020 ecotype Even-year linkage group LG15, OgorEven_v1.0, whole genome shotgun sequence contains these proteins:
- the LOC123996446 gene encoding variable charge X-linked protein 3B-like; the protein is MALYITGAVLPPIQRNLHTDGDEPISSETDGDEPISSETDGDEPISSETDGDEPISSETDGDEPISSETDGDEPISSETDGDEPISSETDGDEPISSETDGDEPISSETDGDEPISSETDGDEPISSETDGDEPISSKTDGDEPISSETDGDEPISSETDGDEPISSETDGDEPISSETDGDEPISSETDGDEPISSETDG